The following are encoded together in the Monodelphis domestica isolate mMonDom1 chromosome 5, mMonDom1.pri, whole genome shotgun sequence genome:
- the LOC100010367 gene encoding adenosine 5'-monophosphoramidase HINT1-like has protein sequence MADEISKAQTAQPGGDTIFGKIIHKEIPAKIIFEDDQCLAFHDVCPQAPTHFLVIPKRPVTQISVAEDDDENLGHLMIVGKTCAADLGLKKGYQIVINKGPDGGQSVYQIHLHILVGRQMK, from the coding sequence ATGGCAGATGAGATTAGCAAAGCACAGACTGCCCAGCCTGGCGGAGACACCATCTTCGGGAAGATAATTCACAAGGAAATCCcagccaaaataatttttgaggaTGACCAGTGTCTTGCTTTCCATGACGTTTGCCCACAAGCCCCAACTCATTTCCTGGTGATACCTAAGAGACCTGTTACCCAGATATCTGTAGCagaagatgatgatgaaaatCTTGGACACTTAATGATTGTTGGGAAGACATGTGCAGCTGACTTGGGACTGAAGAAAGGATACCAGATAGTGATTAATAAAGGTCCTGATGGGGGGCAATCTGTCTATCAGATCCATCTGCATATCCTTGTTGGACGTCAAATGAAATGA